The following nucleotide sequence is from Alkalihalobacillus sp. LMS39.
CTTCAAAATGTTGAAATAAAAAAGCCATCCCTCTCGAAATGGCTAGTTGTGTGGTTACAACTATTATAGCATATCGGGAGGGGTTCATATGGTAAAAATGGTAGTGAATCCAGAGAAAATGACAGCTGAAATTGATGTAATGAAAAATTCCTTATACGTAGTAAAAGATGGACAAGTAATAGCAATCGAACCACCAGCAAGTGGTTTTGGTGACCAGGTTGCCGTTTGGATTAACGGAAAAGTGGACCGTGTAGATACTACGGTTAAACAAAAATTATAAAAAGCCTGACCGATATCGGAGGGCACTAATTAGAAGCAGACAAATCTGCTATTAATTAGTGCTCTCTTTTTATTTGTCCAGGCTTCACGAGGTGAAGTGAATGAAAAAGGCAACTACGAACAAAAAATCACCTAAGAACAAGCAAAATAAATCAACTACTTTTAAAAAAAGAGACATCGAGGAGCTAATGGGGATAAAACGACCAATTTATGGCCGTTACAAAGGCGCAATAAGACAAAGGTGAATCTCTTATTAATTTGCTAAGGAGGTATTTTATGTTTAAGTTACCTGAAATCAATACAAAAGAAACAAAAGAAAAGGTTGAAGAAATACTGGAGGAATATAGAATCGCCCTGTTAAGTGAGCCAGTTGAAAATTATCCAAAAATCACACAAACATTTTCGTTGTTACCTCCATCTACGAATAATAAATACAATTCTTCAACGGAGGAAGTCGCGGTGAAAAGAGTAGACCTAGAAATAGCTAGGAAAAAGCTTATAAAAGAGGTTCAACAAGCTACTAATCGATTACCGTTCAGGGAACGATCAATCATCGTTTTACGCTATATGCAACAAGACCAAATGTTTGACTATGAAGTTTACAACGAATTGGGGTTGTCGGAAAGAAGTTACTACAGGTTAAAAGCAAGAGCGTTTTATAATTTGGCGTTTGTTTTGAAAATTGAAGTTTACAAGGAGGCGACAACAGCATGAATGTGGTTCAACCAATAAGAAACGTTGAAAAGTTAAAAGTGATGGCTGATTATTTCAAAATCAGAAACAGAAGAAACTATATTATGTTTATCATAGGGACAGGGGTTGGATTAAGGATATCGGATATCTTACAACTAAAAAAAGAAGACTTGTTAAACACTCATATCGTCTTAAAGGAAAGGAAAACAAGAAAATCAAACAGAGTTAGAATTCCACCACCGCTTAGGAAAGAACTAACGGAATATGCTAAAACATTAAAAGACGGTGAGTACATTATCAAAAGTAGACAAGGAGAAAACCGTCCGATTGATAGATCTACTGCATATCGTATTTTAAGAGAAGCAGCTGAGTTTGTGTCGTTAGATGAGATTGGTACTCATACATTGAGAAAGACATTTGGGTACCATACGTACAAACAAACAAAGGATGTGGCTATGCTGCAACAAATATTTAATCATTCAAGCCCAAGCATTACATTGAATTACATTGGAATCAACCAAGATGCCATGGATGATGCAATGAAGAATTTGAAGATGCCATGGTTACAATAATATTTTTTACTCATGAGAACACCATAAATTAATTAAGAGTGTAGTCAGAAGGAGGTATATAATAAACGTTAATTTATCAAGGGATACATCGTTTAGGTGACTGCATCAGTCTATAAAATATGGTGTAGTAATAAGAGAAAGGTCGTGTAAACAATGCTTATAGAAGAAGCGAAAAAACAAATAGCTCATTTAGAGGAATATATTGCAAAGATTGAAAGTTATTCACCGAAAACCATGGAACAAAAAGCAATCTATAGATACGTACAATTAGAGAGTGTTACAAAGGTGGTGAAAGAACTAAATGAAGAAGGGTATCGAAAAGGGAAAAGAAAACTCAACACTGTTGATATATCTGAAATCATTAAATCTAAGCCGAAAGACGAGATGCACGAATTGGCGAAGAAGATGTATTTAAGAAATAAAAAAAGGTCATATGGGTCTGGGTGGTAGAAATTTTTCACTTTGGCAGACTTTTGGCAGAAAGAAGGCAGAGCGTTTTAGTATAGAGGTGGTATTATGGTAGTGTGAAAGTTTTTTGCAAAGACACCTATTTTCCTGTGGGTGTCTTTTTATGTAATGAATAGAATATACTTTGAAATTATGTTGAAACAAGAGGATTTACCTTCTTTCTTGTCGAATAAATTGGGAAGAAAGGAAGGGTATTATATGCTAGGAGAATATAAATTAAAGCTATTAATTAATAGGTTTTGGAAAATTATCGTTAGCCTTTTTATAATATTTATATTTATATATGCATCTATCCAAGTCGCTAATAAACTTGATTTAAACAATTCCGCTACCGCCGCATGGGTGGGAGTGATTTATGGCTCTTTAATTTCGGGTACATTAACTTATTTAGGGGCTGAAAGAGTCAAAGTGAGAGAAGTTAGTAAAAATGCGATGAAAGAAAGAAAAGAATCAATATACGAACCATTATATGAGGATTTGTTAAAACTGAGAAATGATTTGAAATTCCATCCCTACCCAATACATATTGAAAACGACCGACATTCAAAGGACTATTTAATTAATTTCAAAGAGTGGGATAAAATTAAAAATGATGCAAGGTATCTATCGTTGCCACCCGATCTTATTGTTCATTTCAATAATTTAATAAAAGACTTTGAGCTATATAACGATTACGTTTTAACTTTTGTTTCCGAGGTAAATGATGCGATGGAAGAAAAAATAAAAACAAAAATTGGTTGTAGATTTCGTAGTGTTATGAGGATTGAGGATATAAAGTATGT
It contains:
- a CDS encoding DUF3954 domain-containing protein, whose protein sequence is MTAEIDVMKNSLYVVKDGQVIAIEPPASGFGDQVAVWINGKVDRVDTTVKQKL
- a CDS encoding ArpU family phage packaging/lysis transcriptional regulator, which gives rise to MFKLPEINTKETKEKVEEILEEYRIALLSEPVENYPKITQTFSLLPPSTNNKYNSSTEEVAVKRVDLEIARKKLIKEVQQATNRLPFRERSIIVLRYMQQDQMFDYEVYNELGLSERSYYRLKARAFYNLAFVLKIEVYKEATTA
- a CDS encoding tyrosine-type recombinase/integrase, yielding MNVVQPIRNVEKLKVMADYFKIRNRRNYIMFIIGTGVGLRISDILQLKKEDLLNTHIVLKERKTRKSNRVRIPPPLRKELTEYAKTLKDGEYIIKSRQGENRPIDRSTAYRILREAAEFVSLDEIGTHTLRKTFGYHTYKQTKDVAMLQQIFNHSSPSITLNYIGINQDAMDDAMKNLKMPWLQ